One genomic window of Tachypleus tridentatus isolate NWPU-2018 chromosome 12, ASM421037v1, whole genome shotgun sequence includes the following:
- the LOC143234204 gene encoding 10 kDa heat shock protein, mitochondrial-like produces the protein MAALGRRLIPLLDRVLVERFAAETRTKGGIMIPEKAVAKVQSGTIVAVGPGGRNEKGETIPVSVKVGDKVLLPDWGGTKVEIEEKEYYLFRDADILGKWES, from the exons ATG GCAGCTCTTGGAAGACGTCTCATTCCTTTGTTGGATAGAGTTCTTGTTGAAAGGTTTGCTGCAGAGACACGAACAAAAGGTGGAATAATGATACCTGAGAAAGCTGTTGCTAAGGTACAGAGTGGTACTATCGTAGCTGTAGGTCCTGGAGGCAGGAATGAA AAAGGAGAAACCATTCCTGTGAGTGTTAAAGTTGGTGACAAGGTCTTGCTTCCTGACTGGGGAGGTACAAAAGTTGAAATCGAAGAAAAG GAGTATTACTTGTTTCGCGATGCTGATATCTTAGGAAAATGGGAAAGTTGA
- the Hsp60A gene encoding heat shock protein 60A, with protein sequence MYRLPTILRSSAARHISPALRRGFAKDIKFGADVRALMLQGVDVLADAVAVTMGPKGRNVILEQSWGGPKITKDGVTVAKAIELKDKFHNIGAKLVQDVANNTNEEAGDGTTTATILARSIAKEGFEKISKGANPIEIRKGVMTAVENVVEHLKKLSKNVTTPEEIAQVATISANGDKQIGELISSAMKKVGKDGVITVKDGKTLHDELEVIEGMKFDRGYISPYFINTSKGAKVEFQDALVLFSEKKISNIQSIIPALELANAQRRPLVIIAEDVDGEALSTLVLNRLKVGLQVVAVKAPGFGDNRKNTMHDMAVATGGLVFGDDANLIKMEEVQLSDLGEVGEVTITKDDTLLLKGKGKKEDIDRRIDQIKDEIDMTNSDYEKEKLSERLARLASGVAVLKVGGSSEVEVNEKKDRVNDALNATRAAVEEGIVTGGGTALLRCLPILEQLQGDNSDQQIGIEIVKKALKMPCKQIIENAGVDAAVVVQKVIDSDRDVGYDALNNKYVNMIEAGIIDPTKVVRTALMDAAGVASLLTTAEAVVVEQPKEDKGDPMGGMGGMGGMGGMGGMGM encoded by the exons ATGTACCGTTTGCCAACCATATTGAGATCGTCAGCTGCTCGTCATATTTCACCGGCTTTAAGGAGGGGGTTTGCAAAAGATATAAAATTTGGTGCAGATGTTCGTGCTTTAATGCTACAGGGTGTAGATGTTCTTGCTGATGCTGTTGCTGTGACAATGGGACCAAAG GGAAGAAATGTGATACTTGAACAGTCCTGGGGTGGTCCAAAAATTACTAAAGATGGTGTAACTGTAGCTAAAGCCATTGAACTGAAAGACAAGTTTCATAATATTGGTGCTAAGCTTGTTCAGGATGTTGCTAACAATACAAATGAAGAGGCAGGAGATGGAACTACAACTGCCACAATTTTAGCACGTTCAATTGCAAAGGAAGGTTTTGAAAAAATCAGCAAGGGTGCAAATCCAATTGAAATAAGAAAAG GAGTAATGACAGCAGTTGAAAACGTAGTTGagcatttaaagaaattatctaAGAATGTGACAACTCCTGAAGAAATAGCCCAG GTTGCAACTATATCAGCAAATGGAGATAAGCAAATTGGAGAGTTGATCTCAAGTGCAATGAAAAAAGTTGGAAAAGATGGAGTTATTACAGTCAAG GATGGAAAAACACTCCATGATGAACTAGAAGTTATTGAAGGCATGAAGTTTGACAGAGGTTACATTTCtccttattttattaatacatcaaaag GAGCCAAAGTTGAATTCCAAGATGCTTTGGTATTATTTAGTGagaaaaaaatttcaaacattcagTCCATAATTCCAGCCCTTGAGCTTGCAAATGCACAACGTCGCCCTCTGGTTATAATTGCAGAAGATGTGGATGGAGAGGCTCTGAGCACTCTGGTGCTAAATAG GTTAAAAGTAGGTCTCCAGgttgtagcagtgaaagcacctGGATTTGGAGATAACAGGAAGAATACTATGCATGACATGGCTGTTGCTACTGGTGGACTTGTGTTTGGTGATGATGCTAATCTTATCAAAATGGAAGAAGTTCAGTTATCAGACTTGGGAGAAGTTGGTGAAGTTACCATTACAAAAGATGATAccttactgctaaag GGGAAGGGAAAGAAGGAAGACATTGATCGTAGAATAGACCAAATTAAGGATGAAATTGACATGACCAACTCAGATTATGAGAAGGAAAAGTTGAGTGAAAGACTAGCAAGGTTGGCCAGTGGTGTAGCTGTGTTAAAG GTTGGTGGTTCCAGTGAAGTGGAAGTTAATGAAAAGAAAGACCGTGTTAATGATGCATTAAATGCTACGAGAGCAGCTGTTGAGGAAGGTATTGTAACAGGTGGTGGAACAGCACTTCTAAGGTGTTTGCCCATCTTAGAACAGTTACAAGGAGACAACAGTGATCAACAAATAG gtattgaaattgtgaagaaagCATTAAAAATGCCTTGCAAACAAATTATAGAAAATGCTGGAGTAGATGCTGCAGTAGTTGTTCAGAAAGTTATAGACTCTGACCGTGATGTAGGATATGATGCTTTGAATAACAAGTATGTCAACATGATCGAAGCAGGCATAATTGATCCCACAAAG gttgtaAGAACAGCACTTATGGATGCTGCTGGTGTTGCATCTCTTCTAACAACAGCTGAAGCTGTTGTTGTAGAACAACCTAAAGAAGACAAAGGTGATCCAATGGGAGGTATGGGTGGAATGGGGGGCATGGGAGGTATGGGTGGAATGGGTATGTGa